The proteins below come from a single Prolixibacter sp. NT017 genomic window:
- a CDS encoding AraC family transcriptional regulator, with the protein MNQIFLQRLTEITEENLTNEHFNVNDLASAMNMSHTKLYRKLKSLSHQTISQFIREIRLRKAQEILLNEDVTASEIAYRTGFGSPTYFNKCFHEYYGYSPLEFKKREIQKRYGFVSSLSRKLKSKIHYFLIIIALAIIAALFFFALINHDNSDPEKSHSHNKVIISSKGFNRYPEDNTVCLIR; encoded by the coding sequence ATGAACCAAATATTCCTTCAACGACTGACAGAAATTACCGAAGAGAATCTGACAAACGAGCATTTTAATGTCAACGACCTTGCCAGCGCTATGAATATGAGCCATACCAAACTCTATCGAAAGCTGAAATCCTTATCACATCAAACGATTAGCCAGTTCATCCGCGAAATCAGATTGCGAAAAGCACAGGAGATATTGTTAAACGAAGACGTCACTGCGTCAGAAATTGCTTACCGGACAGGTTTTGGAAGTCCTACATATTTCAATAAGTGTTTCCACGAATATTATGGCTATTCTCCTCTTGAATTCAAGAAGCGTGAGATACAAAAAAGATACGGCTTCGTTTCTTCTTTATCCCGAAAACTGAAAAGCAAAATACACTATTTTCTAATTATCATAGCTTTGGCAATAATAGCTGCCCTTTTCTTTTTTGCTTTAATAAATCACGATAATTCCGATCCTGAAAAGAGCCATTCTCATAACAAAGTAATCATTTCATCCAAAGGTTTTAATAGATATCCCGAAGACAATACGGTCTGCCTAATTCGTTAA
- a CDS encoding energy transducer TonB, producing the protein MKKILLLFMCLLVSALVYSQHEKGHTELEQVEVSPPEFTGIKGSTNLLNGETSHPTLLSEYILNHVKYPETDIERNREGKEIIRFVVQPDGTLTDFTVINSVSEAIDEEVVNALKTTEGMWKPGFNNEKLVPMEKEFSMVFKLATTRDLTAQATTQYRRGNKLLLLKYKPKRALRHFEQGLVYVPKSKPLLFMHGFAQYQLGEKDAACRDWNRVKELGGIDADGWLDNLCQMKGYAEMQEIMEE; encoded by the coding sequence ATGAAAAAGATTCTGCTGCTATTTATGTGCCTGCTCGTTTCGGCTTTGGTATACAGTCAACACGAGAAAGGCCATACGGAACTGGAACAAGTGGAAGTATCTCCACCTGAATTCACTGGCATAAAAGGTTCTACAAATCTTTTGAATGGCGAAACATCCCACCCAACACTGTTAAGCGAATACATATTGAACCATGTTAAGTACCCGGAAACCGATATTGAACGCAACCGGGAAGGAAAAGAAATTATCCGGTTTGTTGTTCAACCCGACGGTACCTTAACTGATTTTACTGTAATTAATAGTGTTTCAGAGGCTATTGATGAAGAAGTTGTTAATGCATTGAAAACCACAGAAGGAATGTGGAAACCTGGCTTTAACAATGAAAAACTGGTACCGATGGAAAAAGAATTTAGTATGGTTTTCAAGCTCGCGACCACACGCGACTTAACTGCTCAAGCTACTACACAGTACAGAAGGGGAAATAAATTACTATTGTTAAAGTATAAACCGAAAAGAGCTCTTCGTCACTTCGAACAAGGATTGGTATATGTGCCAAAAAGCAAGCCATTACTTTTTATGCACGGCTTTGCGCAGTACCAGCTCGGTGAAAAAGACGCCGCCTGCCGGGACTGGAACCGGGTTAAAGAACTGGGTGGCATCGACGCCGACGGATGGCTGGATAACCTCTGCCAAATGAAGGGGTATGCCGAAATGCAAGAAATTATGGAGGAATAA
- a CDS encoding metal-dependent transcriptional regulator: MASVTEENYLKALFILVTEQGMATISDLSKLLKVSLPTANSMIKNLKKQELVNYEKYKPLSLTEKGKKEAALVLRKHRLTEMFLVNEMGFGWEEVHEIAEQIEHINSPIFFDRMDKLMGHPTIDPHGSPIPDKDGHIAEEVYEQLSNCEPGEKVRLIALAHSASDFLKYLNNRDLSLGVEMRIVSIEAYDGSMVVSYDNHPAETLTHPVCEKLRVEKVG; the protein is encoded by the coding sequence ATGGCCTCTGTAACCGAAGAAAATTATCTGAAAGCTTTGTTCATACTTGTCACAGAACAAGGAATGGCGACGATTTCTGACCTGAGTAAATTGCTGAAGGTAAGCCTTCCCACAGCGAACAGTATGATTAAGAATCTGAAGAAGCAGGAGTTGGTAAATTACGAAAAATACAAGCCACTTTCGCTAACTGAAAAGGGAAAGAAAGAGGCGGCTCTGGTTCTCCGTAAGCACCGGCTGACGGAAATGTTCTTGGTAAATGAGATGGGATTTGGCTGGGAAGAAGTCCACGAAATTGCGGAACAAATAGAGCATATTAACTCACCTATTTTTTTCGACCGAATGGATAAATTGATGGGGCATCCAACCATCGATCCCCATGGCTCTCCGATTCCAGACAAGGACGGGCATATTGCCGAGGAGGTTTATGAGCAGCTCAGCAATTGCGAGCCAGGAGAGAAAGTTCGATTAATAGCGTTGGCCCATTCTGCTTCTGATTTTCTAAAATACCTGAACAATCGTGATTTGTCGTTGGGGGTGGAGATGAGAATAGTTTCGATTGAAGCCTATGACGGAAGCATGGTGGTTAGCTACGATAATCATCCTGCAGAAACATTAACTCACCCGGTTTGCGAAAAGCTGAGAGTTGAAAAGGTGGGCTAA
- a CDS encoding Nramp family divalent metal transporter, whose product MRTESLSEVHSTVRTDKKGWRKILAFIGPAYLVSVGYMDPGNWATDIAGGSEFGYKLIWVLLMSNLIALLLQSLSARLGVVRGMDLAQASKNLYPKWANIPLYILAEIAIAACDLAEIVGMAIGLNLLFGLPLIWGVGLTALDTVLLLFLMNKGMRTMEAFIVALVSVIGLSFLVEMFIVSPVYSDVMKGFVPSKLSGDALYIAIGIIGATVMPHNLYLHSSLVQTRQIDRSKKGLKAALKFNFVDSAIALNMAFLVNSAILVLAAAAFYVNGYFHIAEIQDASKLLDHLFGKTAPTFFGIALIAAGQSSTITGTLAGQIVMEGHLNLRIQPWLRRLITRLLAIIPALFTIIYFGGDALGSLLILSQVVLSLQLGFAVIPLIHFTSDRKTMKEFTIKLWVKVLAWISAAVIVYLNIKMVIDEIAKWVANSGNDKIYIYLIVVPLAVAVLALLIFIFAYPLFTSSKKKKKQWPHGKAEVFKLTEPVKYQHIGIAIDFSGNEQKIIQNALSQGGKSASYTLIHVVESAAARYHGDKSMDYETQLDAANLEAYQKSLEELGYNADSQIGFGDPASEISKLITKNDIDFLVVGSHGHKRVKDMVYGTTVDSLRHTIQIPLLIVT is encoded by the coding sequence ATGAGAACGGAATCACTAAGTGAAGTACATTCAACGGTCAGAACCGATAAGAAAGGGTGGAGAAAAATTTTAGCGTTTATCGGGCCTGCATACCTGGTTAGTGTGGGTTATATGGACCCGGGGAACTGGGCTACCGATATCGCAGGAGGTTCGGAATTTGGGTACAAACTGATTTGGGTTTTGCTGATGTCGAACTTAATTGCCCTCCTTTTGCAATCGCTTAGTGCCCGGTTGGGAGTTGTCAGGGGAATGGATTTAGCGCAGGCTTCGAAAAATTTGTACCCTAAATGGGCCAATATTCCGCTATATATACTGGCCGAAATTGCCATCGCTGCCTGCGACCTGGCGGAGATTGTCGGAATGGCCATTGGTCTTAATTTGCTCTTCGGACTGCCACTGATTTGGGGCGTCGGTCTGACAGCCCTCGATACTGTTCTGCTGCTCTTTTTGATGAATAAAGGTATGCGAACCATGGAAGCGTTTATCGTTGCGCTGGTTTCTGTCATAGGACTCTCATTTTTGGTTGAAATGTTTATCGTTTCCCCGGTATACAGCGATGTAATGAAAGGCTTCGTTCCTTCCAAACTAAGTGGTGACGCGCTGTACATCGCTATTGGAATTATCGGAGCGACTGTGATGCCGCACAATTTGTATCTGCACTCCTCGTTGGTGCAAACCCGACAAATCGACCGGTCGAAAAAGGGATTGAAAGCGGCCTTAAAATTCAACTTCGTCGACTCAGCGATTGCTCTCAACATGGCCTTTCTGGTTAACTCGGCGATCCTGGTTCTGGCGGCTGCAGCTTTTTATGTAAATGGTTATTTCCATATTGCTGAAATACAAGATGCCTCTAAATTATTGGACCATCTGTTTGGAAAAACAGCTCCCACCTTTTTCGGTATCGCACTGATTGCAGCGGGACAGAGCTCGACCATTACGGGCACACTGGCCGGACAGATTGTGATGGAAGGACACCTGAATCTGCGGATTCAGCCGTGGTTGCGAAGGTTAATCACCCGCTTACTGGCAATTATACCTGCACTTTTCACCATTATATATTTCGGAGGCGATGCACTGGGAAGCCTTCTGATATTAAGCCAGGTTGTATTGAGTCTTCAACTGGGGTTTGCTGTGATTCCGCTCATCCACTTCACCTCAGACAGGAAAACAATGAAGGAGTTCACCATCAAATTGTGGGTTAAAGTCCTGGCCTGGATAAGTGCTGCAGTGATCGTTTACCTGAACATCAAAATGGTCATTGACGAGATTGCTAAATGGGTTGCCAATTCCGGAAACGATAAAATATACATTTATCTGATTGTAGTCCCATTGGCAGTTGCAGTTTTGGCTCTCTTGATTTTTATCTTCGCCTACCCGCTCTTTACCTCTTCCAAGAAAAAGAAGAAACAGTGGCCACATGGCAAAGCCGAAGTATTTAAACTGACAGAGCCCGTCAAATATCAGCACATCGGTATTGCCATCGACTTTTCCGGTAATGAGCAAAAGATTATTCAGAATGCATTGTCTCAGGGAGGCAAATCAGCTTCCTATACGCTTATTCACGTAGTGGAGAGTGCTGCGGCCCGTTACCATGGCGATAAGTCGATGGACTATGAAACACAGCTGGATGCTGCCAACCTGGAAGCCTACCAGAAGAGCCTGGAAGAACTGGGCTACAACGCCGATTCACAAATCGGATTTGGTGATCCGGCATCGGAGATCAGCAAACTAATCACCAAAAACGATATCGATTTTCTGGTGGTAGGTTCACATGGACACAAAAGAGTTAAAGACATGGTGTATGGTACCACCGTTGATTCCCTAAGGCATACTATTCAGATTCCTCTATTAATCGTTACCTAA
- a CDS encoding AraC family transcriptional regulator, with protein MEPTFIERVTRITEENLTNEQFSVEELANAMGMSYATLYRQLKGNTHKTVSQFVREIRLKKANEILLQEDITASEVAYRVGFGSPTYFSKCFHNYFGYAPGEFRKRNLRNKRKRSLKLFRMNKKQRNIVIVLALIFIAALSILLTRNNRSPQWQESPTQNKPGFAVDLSVT; from the coding sequence ATGGAACCAACCTTCATCGAGCGGGTAACTCGTATAACAGAAGAAAACCTGACGAACGAGCAGTTTAGCGTAGAGGAGCTTGCCAACGCGATGGGGATGAGTTATGCCACACTCTACCGTCAGCTTAAGGGAAATACACACAAAACCGTCAGCCAGTTTGTGCGGGAAATTCGTCTGAAAAAGGCCAATGAAATTCTTTTACAAGAAGATATTACCGCATCGGAAGTAGCGTACCGGGTTGGCTTTGGAAGTCCAACCTATTTCAGTAAATGCTTTCACAATTATTTTGGCTATGCCCCCGGAGAATTCCGAAAAAGAAATCTCAGAAACAAACGAAAACGCTCGTTAAAATTGTTCCGAATGAACAAGAAGCAAAGAAACATTGTCATCGTTCTCGCTCTTATTTTTATTGCTGCTCTATCCATCCTACTTACCCGAAACAATCGTTCTCCCCAATGGCAGGAAAGCCCGACTCAAAACAAACCCGGATTCGCCGTCGACTTGTCGGTGACTTGA
- a CDS encoding energy transducer TonB yields the protein MKKFLLLVLCLVISGLAYSQQEKDHKTLNQVEVAPPEFVGVHNAAIFLNEKTTHSSLLMDYMKTKVQYPAIDIDRTNEGKEIIRFVVNRDGTLSNFKVINSVSSSIDAEVINALKTTDGMWKPGYNNENIVPMEKEFSMVFKIIGTNDLFSRATVQFKRGNKLLLIKEKPKRALQHFDQGLVYVPESKPLLFLRGLTRYELGDKDGAYLDWKRVKSLGGIEADGWLDKYSEMEGYAEMLKTVNE from the coding sequence ATGAAAAAGTTTCTGCTTTTAGTATTGTGTCTGGTCATTTCGGGACTTGCCTACAGTCAGCAAGAAAAAGACCACAAAACTCTGAACCAGGTGGAAGTTGCACCTCCTGAGTTTGTTGGCGTTCATAACGCAGCTATCTTTCTTAATGAAAAAACTACCCATTCCTCGCTGCTGATGGATTACATGAAAACAAAAGTTCAGTACCCGGCAATTGATATTGACCGTACCAATGAAGGGAAAGAAATCATCCGGTTTGTTGTTAATCGAGACGGTACACTGAGCAATTTTAAAGTAATCAACAGCGTATCATCAAGTATCGATGCCGAGGTGATTAATGCATTGAAAACAACTGACGGCATGTGGAAACCGGGATACAACAACGAAAACATTGTGCCGATGGAAAAAGAGTTCAGCATGGTCTTCAAAATTATTGGCACCAATGATTTGTTTAGCAGGGCAACCGTGCAGTTCAAACGCGGAAATAAATTGCTGTTGATTAAAGAGAAACCGAAGCGGGCTCTTCAGCATTTCGATCAAGGGCTGGTTTATGTTCCGGAAAGCAAACCACTGCTATTCCTGCGCGGTTTGACCCGTTATGAACTAGGCGACAAAGACGGTGCTTACCTGGATTGGAAACGGGTAAAATCACTGGGAGGAATTGAAGCCGACGGATGGCTCGATAAATATAGTGAAATGGAAGGCTATGCCGAAATGTTGAAAACCGTTAATGAATGA